A single window of Streptomyces cathayae DNA harbors:
- a CDS encoding NAD(P)/FAD-dependent oxidoreductase has protein sequence MTSNERVVVIGTGLAGVRLARRLGELGTPVTLIGEEEHRPYNRVLLAEVLAGRYGPEVIALPAPGEPVRARVTGIDRAARTVTCADGSVIGYGRLVLATGSQPVLPPLRGLFTAGPPETAETPETAETADSANTAARELPEGVHAFRTMDDCLGLDKALRPGVRAVVIGGGLLGVSAARALAVRGARVVLAQQSERLMEHRLDPAASELVERHLTGLGVEVRTECRVRDVRRAGGAVRSVRLADGYALDAEAVVLACGARPRTGLARSAGLEVREGVVVDDELRTSDPSVHAVGDCVQHAGTVYGLAAPALEQADALAALLAGDTGARYTGTRSLTRLTLTGRLGPFDPAAFDLAAFGEAEALPGDDVVQLTDATRGTHRKVVVREGRLVGGVLVGELGTVGALARAWEGTEPLPSAGGPLLHLLTHDGGSC, from the coding sequence ATGACATCGAACGAGCGTGTGGTGGTGATCGGCACCGGCCTCGCGGGCGTACGTCTCGCCCGGCGGCTCGGCGAGCTCGGCACGCCGGTGACGCTGATCGGCGAGGAGGAGCACCGCCCCTACAACAGGGTGCTGCTCGCCGAGGTGCTGGCCGGACGCTACGGCCCCGAGGTGATCGCCCTGCCGGCACCCGGGGAGCCGGTCCGGGCCCGGGTCACCGGCATCGACCGCGCGGCGCGCACCGTCACCTGCGCGGACGGCTCGGTGATCGGATACGGCCGGCTGGTCCTGGCCACCGGCTCCCAGCCGGTGCTGCCGCCGCTGCGCGGCCTGTTCACCGCGGGCCCCCCTGAGACCGCTGAGACCCCTGAGACCGCTGAGACCGCTGACAGCGCGAACACCGCGGCCCGCGAGCTGCCCGAGGGGGTGCACGCCTTCCGCACCATGGACGACTGCCTGGGCCTGGACAAGGCGCTGCGGCCGGGGGTGCGAGCGGTGGTGATCGGCGGCGGGCTGCTCGGGGTCTCCGCGGCCCGCGCCCTCGCCGTGCGCGGCGCGCGGGTCGTCCTCGCCCAGCAGTCCGAGCGGCTCATGGAACACCGGCTCGACCCGGCCGCGTCCGAGCTGGTCGAGCGGCATCTGACCGGCCTCGGCGTCGAGGTGCGCACCGAGTGCCGGGTGCGGGACGTACGCCGCGCCGGCGGTGCGGTCCGCTCGGTGCGGTTGGCCGACGGGTACGCCCTCGACGCCGAGGCCGTGGTGCTGGCCTGCGGGGCGCGCCCGCGCACCGGGCTCGCCCGGTCCGCGGGGCTGGAGGTCCGCGAGGGCGTCGTCGTCGACGACGAACTGCGCACCTCCGACCCGTCCGTCCACGCCGTCGGCGACTGCGTCCAGCACGCCGGCACGGTGTACGGGCTCGCCGCCCCGGCCCTGGAACAGGCCGACGCGCTCGCCGCGCTGCTCGCCGGGGACACCGGCGCCCGCTACACCGGCACCCGCTCCCTGACCCGGCTCACCCTCACCGGCCGCCTCGGGCCCTTCGACCCGGCCGCGTTCGACCTGGCCGCGTTCGGCGAGGCCGAGGCGCTGCCGGGCGACGACGTCGTCCAGCTCACCGACGCCACCCGGGGCACCCACCGCAAGGTCGTCGTCCGCGAGGGCCGCCTGGTCGGCGGGGTCCTGGTCGGCGAACTCGGCACCGTCGGCGCCCTCGCCCGCGCCTGGGAGGGAACAGAGCCGCTCCCGTCCGCCGGCGGTCCCCTGCTCCACCTGCTCACCCACGACGGAGGCTCCTGTTGA